A single window of Zea mays cultivar B73 chromosome 10, Zm-B73-REFERENCE-NAM-5.0, whole genome shotgun sequence DNA harbors:
- the LOC113633883 gene encoding DNA-directed RNA polymerases II, IV and V subunit 10-like translates to MIIPVRCFTCGKVIGNKWDLYLDLLQADYSEGDALDALELFRYCCRRMLMTHVDLIEKLLNYNTLEKTETS, encoded by the exons aTGATCATACCGGTGCGCTGCTTCACCTGCGGCAAG GTGATTGGGAACAAGTGGGACCTCTACCTCGACCTCCTCCAGGCCGACTACTCGGAAGG GGATGCTCTGGATGCTTTGGAATTGTTCCGCTACTGCTGCAGGCGAATGCTCATGACCCATGTTGACCTCATTGAGAAGTTGCTCAACTACAACA CACTGGAGAAGACCGAGACAAGTTAA
- the LOC100281783 gene encoding DNA-directed RNA polymerase II 8.2 kDa polypeptide — MIIPVRCFTCGKVIGNKWDLYLDLLQADYSEGDALDALELFRYCCRRMLMTHVDLIEKLLNYNTLEKTETS, encoded by the exons aTGATCATACCGGTGCGCTGCTTCACCTGCGGCAAG GTGATTGGGAACAAGTGGGACCTCTACCTCGACCTCCTCCAGGCCGACTACTCGGAAGG GGATGCTCTGGATGCTCTGGAACTGTTCCGCTACTGCTGCAGGCGAATGCTCATGACCCATGTTGACCTCATTGAGAAGTTGCTCAACTACAACA CACTGGAGAAGACCGAGACAAGTTAA
- the LOC103642297 gene encoding probable receptor-like serine/threonine-protein kinase At5g57670, which produces MKLRTLSITRCAPSPLGCVGMGGGRRRTVLVALRRDAAGRELLTWALVKAAAAGDRVVALHVSTVAADGEMAAAEEDRTRASDSLASVLGAYRGFCERNQIDLELKLCEGPSIKKALVAEATSCAAAHLVLGVTRSSRPSGSSATATAVARYCAKRVPPSCMVTAVSNGAVVYRRDPVQHHHQLLLSPYSAVVETPRRLYRKILDARTAAGDKSQDDMAIGDVGRSARRNMSQAMSALVSPRVTLAPGTVRSSCHGQESSSSPKVSAGWPLLKKDSMPALPELSEVSVVEWAMQLPTRCCSDQRSDEKQVPEELASLRDKYSSKYTVFRHSDLAKITNGFSPDRLVGKGGAGRVYRGCTEGGKELAVKVLKPSEDVVKDFASEVDVLSSVEHENAMSLVGFCVDGGRDRLMLVYDYMPRGSLEEALHGHGGGVQAPGKGGGGVALGWPERCKVAAGVARALEYLHGDGGEGHRRPMIHRDVKSSNILVAADFEPKLCDFGLAIWADDAAAQVTGDDVAGTFGYLAPEYFMHGKVSEKMDVYAFGVVLLELVSGRKPVSAGGPRGKGSLVMWANSVIQGGKVMDLVDPNLPLPATGGDGGEVERMALAAALCIRRAHQHRPTMSNVVKLLAGDGDAVAWAKSQVGVPGDNDIDGRRHGCGAATSPEEKGGDIQSYINLALRDIVDDDDNDASSVGSAVSLEEYLRGRWSRSSSFEG; this is translated from the exons ATGAAGCTCAGGACGCTTTCTATCACGAGGTGCGCGCCGTCGCCGCTGGGGTGCGTGGGCATGGGCGGCGGGAGGAGGAGGACGGTCCTCGTGGCCCTGCGCCGGGACGCCGCCGGCAGGGAGCTGCTCACCTGGGCGCTCGTcaaggccgccgccgccggcgaccGCGTCGTCGCGCTCCACGTATCCACGGTCGCCGCAGACG GAGAAAtggccgcggcggaggaggacagGACGAGAGCCAGCGACTCGCTCGCCTCCGTGCTCGGCGCGTACCGGGGGTTCTGCGAGCGCAACCAGATCGACCTAGAGCTCAAGCTCTGCGAGGGGCCGTCCATCAAGAAGGCCCTGGTGGCCGAGGCCACCTCCTGCGCCGCCGCGCACCTCGTCCTCGGCGTCACCAGGAGCTCCAGGCCTTCCGG ATCgtccgccaccgccaccgccgtcgCGAGGTACTGCGCCAAGAGAGTGCCCCCGAGCTGCATGGTCACCGCGGTCAGCAACGGCGCCGTCGTGTACCGCAGAGATCCAGTGCAGCACCaccaccagctgctgctcagcccCTACAGCGCAG TGGTCGAGACGCCGCGGCGGCTGTACCGCAAGATCCTGGACGCGAGGACGGCGGCGGGAGACAAGTCCCAGGACGACATGGCGATCGGCGACGTCGGCCGGTCGGCTCGCCGGAACATGTCCCAGGCGATGAGCGCCCTGGTCTCGCCGAGAGTGACGCTGGCGCCGGGTACGGTGAGGTCGTCGTGCCACGGGCAGGAGTCGTCATCGTCACCTAAGGTGTCCGCCGGCTGGCCTCTCCTGAAGAAAGACAGCATGCCTGCGTTGCCGGAGCTGTCAGAGGTATCTGTGGTTGAGTGGGCCATGCAGCTGCCGACCAGGTGTTGTTCCGACCAGAGATCCGATGAGAAACAGGTTCCGGAGGAGCTGGCCTCGCTCAGAGACAAGTACTCGTCCAAGTACACAGTGTTCAGGCACAGCGACCTAGCCAAGATCACCAATGGCTTCTCTCCAG ATCGCCTTGTTGGGAAAGGCGGCGCCGGCCGGGTCTACAGGGGGTGTACCGAAGGAGGCAAGGAGCTCGCGGTGAAGGTCCTGAAACCATCGGAGGACGTGGTCAAGGATTTCGCGTCGGAGGTCGACGTCCTCAGCTCGGTGGAGCACGAGAACGCCATGTCCCTCGTCGGGTTCTGCGTCGACGGCGGCAGGGACAGGCTGATGCTCGTGTACGACTACATGCCGCGAGGCAGCCTGGAGGAGGCGCTGCACGGGCACGGCGGCGGGGTGCAAGCACCTGGCAAGGGCGGTGGTGGGGTAGCGCTAGGCTGGCCGGAGAGGTGCAAGGTGGCGGCCGGCGTGGCGCGCGCCCTCGAGTACCTCCACGGCGACGGCGGCGAAGGGCACCGCCGGCCCATGATCCACCGGGACGTCAAGTCGTCCAACATCCTCGTCGCCGCCGACTTCGAGCCCAAG CTGTGTGACTTCGGCCTCGCGATATGGGCGGACGACGCGGCAGCGCAGGTCACCGGCGACGACGTCGCGGGAACATTCGG ATACCTTGCTCCGGAGTACTTCATGCACGGCAAGGTGAGCGAGAAGATGGACGTGTACGCGTTCGGCGTCGTGCTCCTGGAGCTCGTCTCCGGGAGGAAGCCGGTGAGCGCCGGCGGGCCCAGGGGCAAGGGGAGCCTCGTGATGTGGGCCAACTCCGTCATACAGGGCGGAAAGGTCATGGACCTCGTCGACCCCAACCTACCGCTACCGGCGACGGGCGGCGACGGTGGCGAGGTCGAGCGGATGGCCCTCGCTGCTGCGCTGTGCATCCGGCGAGCGCACCAGCACCGGCCGACCATGAGCAAT GTGGTGAAGCTGCTGGCCGGCGACGGCGACGCCGTCGCATGGGCGAAGTCGCAGGTGGGCGTGCCCGGCGACAACGACATCGACGGCCGGCGCCACGGCTGCGGCGCCGCCACCTCGCCGGAGGAGAAGGGCGGCGACATCCAGTCCTACATCAACCTCGCCCTGCGCGACATCgtggacgacgacgacaacgacgccTCGTCCGTCGGCAGCGCCGTGTCGTTGGAGGAGTACCTCAGGGGGAGATGGAGCCGCTCGTCCAGCTTCGAGGGCTGA